A genomic stretch from Anaerococcus mediterraneensis includes:
- a CDS encoding ABC transporter ATP-binding protein: MKKKKSIKDIISYSEIKKGQLVGGILFVSLGMLLSICPILVIYKVIKSLFLYGKLEQSTIQFSIYGLAAVVLSYCLTYIGGILCHKFSYVLIANLKKKILFHIGNLPLGFFTGDNKSKIRQVLGSDMNQIEGYFSHQLPNLISTLALILAMIIVMLKINLILGLTTLLIIFVGLGIQIAIMAKIIKSGGLEKNFAILDQINSATTEYVKGMPEVKIFGTGAKSFKTFSKSVGEYRDFTSSMTSMIRPGFVSFRMFILSVATFIVPVGILLMSRNNNLDFATVFIFYLILAPAISVPALKLRDFAEGMNLLNEVVLRIYEIIDQKELAIENSEEEIKGHDLEFENVSFSYGDEEVLKNISFCAKQGEVTALVGYSGAGKSTIGTLIPRFYDPSEGSIKIGGVNIKNIPINVLMDKIAFVFQDSDLITDTVFNNVAMAKTGSTKEDVIKACKKARCHDFIAKLPGGYDTVLGKGTYLSGGEKQRIAVARAILKDAPILVLDEATSFADSENEYLMQEALSELVKDKTVIMIAHRLNTIEHANQILVISDGKIAERGKHKDLILADGIYKRLFDIYKKTNIWQMDIEGSENE; encoded by the coding sequence ATGAAAAAGAAGAAATCAATCAAAGATATTATTTCCTACAGTGAAATAAAAAAAGGACAACTTGTAGGAGGGATATTATTTGTTAGTCTTGGGATGCTATTAAGTATTTGTCCAATTTTGGTGATATACAAAGTCATAAAATCTCTATTTTTATATGGAAAATTAGAACAAAGTACAATACAGTTCAGCATCTATGGACTTGCAGCAGTGGTATTGTCATATTGCTTAACTTACATTGGCGGTATTTTATGCCATAAGTTTTCATATGTTTTAATAGCTAACTTAAAAAAGAAAATATTATTTCATATTGGAAATCTTCCTTTAGGATTTTTTACCGGAGACAACAAGTCAAAAATAAGGCAAGTATTAGGATCGGACATGAATCAAATTGAGGGATATTTTTCTCATCAATTACCAAATTTAATTTCAACTTTAGCACTAATTTTAGCAATGATAATTGTTATGTTGAAGATAAATTTAATATTAGGTCTTACGACTTTGTTAATTATATTTGTTGGTTTAGGAATTCAGATTGCAATCATGGCAAAGATTATAAAGTCGGGTGGACTTGAGAAGAACTTTGCGATTTTGGATCAAATTAATTCAGCAACTACTGAATACGTTAAAGGTATGCCGGAAGTGAAAATATTTGGAACAGGAGCAAAATCATTTAAAACTTTTTCAAAGTCAGTAGGAGAATATAGAGACTTTACAAGTTCGATGACATCAATGATAAGACCGGGATTTGTTTCATTTAGAATGTTTATTTTATCTGTTGCTACATTCATAGTTCCAGTAGGAATACTTTTAATGTCACGAAATAATAACTTGGATTTTGCTACAGTTTTTATTTTCTATTTGATTCTTGCACCTGCCATTAGCGTACCTGCATTAAAACTTAGAGATTTTGCAGAAGGAATGAATTTACTAAATGAAGTTGTTTTGAGAATCTACGAAATTATAGATCAAAAAGAATTGGCAATTGAAAATAGCGAGGAAGAGATAAAAGGTCATGATCTTGAATTCGAGAATGTAAGCTTTTCTTATGGAGATGAAGAGGTTTTAAAGAATATAAGCTTCTGCGCCAAACAAGGAGAAGTTACAGCATTGGTTGGCTATTCGGGAGCAGGTAAATCTACCATTGGAACGCTAATACCGAGATTTTACGATCCTTCAGAAGGCTCTATTAAAATTGGTGGGGTTAATATAAAAAATATTCCGATAAACGTCTTAATGGACAAGATAGCATTTGTTTTTCAAGACAGCGATCTTATTACAGATACAGTCTTCAATAATGTTGCTATGGCAAAGACAGGTTCTACAAAAGAAGATGTTATAAAAGCCTGCAAAAAAGCAAGATGTCATGATTTTATTGCAAAACTTCCTGGTGGGTATGACACTGTTTTGGGTAAAGGGACTTATTTATCTGGAGGAGAGAAACAACGTATTGCTGTAGCAAGAGCGATTTTAAAGGACGCACCAATATTAGTATTAGATGAGGCAACAAGTTTTGCTGATTCTGAAAATGAATATCTTATGCAGGAAGCTTTGTCTGAATTGGTTAAGGATAAGACGGTTATCATGATTGCTCATAGGTTAAATACCATAGAGCATGCAAATCAAATTTTAGTAATATCTGATGGAAAAATTGCAGAAAGAGGTAAGCATAAAGATTTAATCCTTGCAGATGGAATATATAAGCGACTCTTTGATATTTATAAGAAGACAAATATTTGGCAAATGGATATAGAAGGGAGTGAGAATGAATGA
- a CDS encoding TetR/AcrR family transcriptional regulator, producing MAKRNVKDPEERKQELINIASRLFEKDGYEKVSVRDILAEVNGAPGMFYYYFKSKEDIFLACMETYFEEKLKNKLDILQNKEIDYEERIKILRELIVKDISQFTTRYNFSKENSITDNSYRLWELIHYIGKFIDVYSEFIIEGMENKKIENNMGINRGNVRSFAAFILYGAVGTIYNDYIIKGENKTNSSEAFGIISELFQRPH from the coding sequence TTGGCAAAGAGAAATGTAAAAGATCCAGAAGAAAGAAAACAGGAACTTATAAATATAGCATCAAGACTTTTTGAAAAGGATGGATATGAGAAAGTTTCTGTGCGAGATATTCTCGCGGAAGTTAACGGAGCGCCGGGAATGTTTTATTATTATTTCAAATCAAAAGAAGATATTTTCTTGGCGTGCATGGAAACATATTTTGAAGAAAAACTAAAAAATAAGTTGGATATACTTCAAAATAAGGAAATAGATTACGAAGAAAGAATAAAGATTTTAAGAGAACTCATAGTAAAAGATATCAGTCAATTTACAACAAGATATAATTTTTCAAAAGAGAATTCAATTACAGATAACTCTTACAGGCTATGGGAATTGATTCATTACATTGGGAAATTTATAGATGTCTATTCAGAGTTTATAATTGAAGGAATGGAAAATAAAAAAATAGAAAATAATATGGGAATAAATAGAGGAAATGTGAGAAGTTTTGCAGCTTTTATTTTATACGGAGCTGTTGGAACAATATATAACGACTATATTATTAAGGGAGAAAACAAAACAAATTCAAGTGAAGCCTTTGGAATAATAAGCGAACTATTTCAAAGACCTCATTAG
- a CDS encoding ABC transporter ATP-binding protein — protein sequence MLSVFKKIWNFSIEEQVYIKKSIFANFFGSIFNALQFAAIYYAIFGIVNKDISFKTIGISSLFLLISIAGVIISKNSSMLKQTHAGYFMAGHKRIELGEKIKKVPMGFFSSLSLGNLTTIATTNLDNIETWVPTLYIMVFGGMLNAIVFILSLFLFSYKVGLVAIVGSIVFLLIVARMQKRSSKNADKIHEIQVSLTKEVLSTLQGMQIIKSYNLRGSNNKKLDKSFDGASKYSFDLEKTIMPYSLLAKIIIAITICLMLLISIKLYFVENGQIVNTIMILIASFVIFDGLITSGSAMAMLRMVENAIDSYSYVNDMEDMKEGSITEPIKNHNIAFKNVSFSYDDRPILKNVSAEIKENTMTAIVGPSGSGKTTFCNLIARFWDVNSGEILIGGKNIKDYKIENLMNSISMVFQDVYLFEDTIENNIKFGKQNASHEEVVQAAKKARCHEFIEALPDGYNTIIGEGGASLSGGEKQRISIARAMLKDADIIIFDEATANIDPENEDKLKEAIESLTKNKTVIMIAHRLKTIRNADQILVLKDGEIVERGNHEELIKNNGLYSDLINAKTKAESWKLNN from the coding sequence ATGCTTAGTGTTTTTAAAAAAATATGGAATTTTTCTATTGAAGAACAAGTGTATATAAAAAAATCAATCTTTGCTAATTTTTTCGGTTCTATTTTTAATGCTCTACAATTTGCAGCCATTTATTATGCGATTTTTGGGATAGTAAACAAGGATATAAGTTTCAAAACAATAGGAATATCAAGTTTATTTTTATTAATTAGTATAGCTGGAGTAATTATTTCAAAAAATTCCTCTATGCTCAAACAAACACATGCTGGATATTTTATGGCTGGACACAAGAGAATTGAATTAGGTGAAAAAATAAAAAAAGTTCCCATGGGATTTTTCTCAAGTTTAAGCCTTGGAAATTTAACAACTATTGCAACTACTAACTTAGATAATATAGAGACTTGGGTTCCAACTTTGTATATTATGGTTTTCGGTGGTATGCTTAATGCTATTGTTTTTATCTTATCCTTATTTTTATTTTCTTATAAGGTAGGTCTTGTAGCAATAGTTGGCTCTATTGTATTTTTGTTGATTGTTGCTCGTATGCAAAAAAGGTCTAGTAAAAATGCAGACAAGATTCATGAGATTCAAGTATCACTTACCAAAGAAGTCTTATCAACATTGCAAGGAATGCAAATTATAAAATCATACAATCTAAGAGGAAGTAACAATAAAAAACTTGATAAAAGCTTTGATGGTGCAAGTAAATATTCTTTTGATTTAGAAAAAACTATAATGCCATATAGTTTATTAGCTAAAATAATAATAGCTATAACAATTTGTTTGATGTTGCTTATATCAATAAAATTATATTTTGTTGAAAACGGTCAGATAGTCAATACTATTATGATACTTATAGCAAGTTTTGTAATATTTGATGGGCTTATAACATCTGGCTCTGCTATGGCTATGCTAAGAATGGTTGAGAATGCAATAGATTCTTATTCTTATGTAAATGATATGGAAGATATGAAAGAAGGAAGTATTACAGAGCCCATAAAAAATCACAATATAGCCTTTAAAAATGTTTCTTTTTCCTATGATGATAGACCAATTTTAAAAAATGTATCAGCAGAGATAAAAGAAAATACCATGACTGCCATTGTAGGACCATCTGGATCTGGTAAGACAACATTTTGTAATCTCATAGCGAGATTTTGGGATGTAAATTCTGGCGAGATTTTAATTGGGGGAAAAAATATAAAAGACTATAAGATAGAAAACTTAATGAATTCTATTTCAATGGTCTTTCAGGATGTATACCTATTTGAAGATACAATTGAAAACAATATAAAATTTGGAAAACAAAATGCAAGCCATGAAGAAGTAGTTCAAGCTGCTAAAAAAGCAAGGTGTCATGAATTTATAGAAGCTTTACCAGATGGATATAACACTATCATTGGGGAAGGTGGAGCAAGTCTATCTGGTGGAGAAAAACAAAGAATCTCCATAGCCAGAGCCATGCTAAAAGACGCGGACATCATAATCTTTGATGAAGCAACAGCAAATATAGACCCGGAAAATGAAGATAAGCTTAAAGAAGCAATAGAATCATTAACAAAAAATAAGACAGTAATAATGATTGCTCATAGACTAAAGACAATTAGAAATGCTGACCAGATTTTAGTCTTAAAAGATGGAGAAATAGTAGAACGTGGTAATCATGAAGAACTGATTAAAAATAATGGACTTTATTCTGACCTTATAAATGCAAAAACTAAGGCGGAATCATGGAAATTAAATAATTGA
- a CDS encoding ABC transporter ATP-binding protein produces MDLLKKYIKRNKTPYFISVLFAILGVISNLFVYIILSKVIISLIDGSQDFYYYINKIFFILSCLIIKEVFMFLSTMISHKTAYKIIRDIRKRLMEKLFNMPLGDILNESTGKLKDIIVNQVDNTETTLAHMIPEMTANLVGPIILFVYMLILDYRLSLISLIPLVIGGFFMAGPMKRMKVKFPQAVKIGQDMNNSVVEYINGIEVIKTFNQGEKSYRKYRDNVYKKANYYYDWMGENTRDYAISMSIAPVGILTIIPFGLYFCMNGSLDGGVFLTLIILSFGTIQNIMRVMTFEDDIGRMSTIFEEIKNILCARELSHKNANLDIKNHNIEMKNVDFSYEKDKQVLNNINLNIEEGSVNALVGESGSGKSTIAKLISGFWDVDSGSISIGNVNIKDMSLEKLSTVISYVAQDNFLFDMSIKDNIRIGNKNASDEEIIEVCKKAACHDFIMKLSDGYDTRVGEAGKHLSGGERQRISIARAMIKNAPIVILDEATSYIDPENEALIQDAISELVKGKTLIIIAHRLKTITDVDNIFVIKNGELACKGSHEELLKESKDYHDLWETALKGEENA; encoded by the coding sequence ATGGATCTATTAAAAAAATATATTAAGAGAAATAAAACACCATATTTTATATCTGTCTTATTTGCAATACTTGGAGTAATTTCAAATCTTTTTGTATATATTATTCTAAGTAAGGTGATTATATCATTGATTGATGGTAGCCAAGATTTTTATTACTATATAAATAAAATTTTCTTTATACTTTCATGTCTTATAATCAAAGAAGTGTTTATGTTTTTGTCAACAATGATTTCTCATAAAACAGCCTATAAAATAATACGAGATATAAGAAAAAGACTTATGGAAAAATTATTTAATATGCCATTAGGAGATATATTGAATGAGTCCACTGGTAAGTTAAAAGACATAATTGTAAATCAAGTTGATAATACTGAAACAACATTGGCTCATATGATACCTGAGATGACAGCTAATTTAGTAGGACCTATAATATTATTTGTTTACATGTTAATTTTAGATTATAGACTAAGTTTAATATCTTTAATTCCATTAGTTATTGGTGGATTTTTTATGGCAGGGCCCATGAAAAGAATGAAGGTAAAGTTTCCACAAGCAGTTAAAATTGGCCAAGATATGAATAATTCCGTGGTTGAATATATAAATGGAATAGAGGTTATTAAAACATTTAATCAAGGCGAAAAATCTTATAGAAAATACAGGGACAATGTGTATAAAAAGGCAAATTACTATTATGATTGGATGGGAGAAAATACAAGAGACTATGCGATAAGTATGTCTATTGCTCCAGTTGGTATTTTGACAATTATACCATTTGGTTTATATTTCTGTATGAATGGTTCACTAGATGGTGGTGTATTTTTAACATTGATAATCCTTTCTTTTGGGACTATCCAAAATATTATGAGAGTAATGACTTTTGAAGATGATATTGGAAGAATGTCAACTATTTTCGAAGAGATTAAAAATATACTTTGTGCGAGAGAACTATCTCATAAAAATGCAAATTTAGATATAAAAAATCATAATATAGAGATGAAAAACGTAGATTTTTCTTATGAAAAAGACAAGCAAGTCCTAAACAATATAAATTTAAACATAGAAGAAGGAAGTGTGAATGCTTTAGTAGGTGAATCGGGTTCGGGTAAGTCGACTATTGCAAAACTAATTTCAGGATTTTGGGACGTAGATAGTGGTTCTATAAGTATAGGAAATGTAAATATTAAAGATATGTCCCTTGAAAAGTTATCTACTGTTATTTCCTATGTAGCACAAGATAATTTTCTTTTTGATATGTCAATTAAAGATAACATCAGAATAGGAAATAAAAATGCTAGTGATGAGGAAATAATTGAAGTATGTAAGAAAGCAGCCTGCCATGATTTTATAATGAAGTTGTCAGATGGATATGATACAAGAGTAGGAGAAGCTGGTAAACATTTGTCTGGAGGAGAAAGGCAAAGAATATCAATTGCAAGAGCTATGATAAAGAATGCTCCAATAGTTATTTTAGACGAGGCTACCTCTTATATCGATCCTGAAAATGAAGCCTTGATTCAAGATGCAATATCAGAACTGGTCAAAGGAAAAACTCTAATTATAATTGCCCATCGTTTAAAGACAATAACAGATGTAGATAATATATTTGTAATTAAAAATGGAGAACTTGCATGTAAAGGAAGTCATGAAGAGCTTTTAAAGGAATCAAAAGATTATCACGATCTTTGGGAAACTGCCTTGAAAGGAGAAGAAAATGCTTAG
- a CDS encoding TetR/AcrR family transcriptional regulator, which translates to MKMEADERKKQIRQAAIKVFLDKGFRNTVMNDIMEATGLSRGGLYHHYGSTHEILYDIMMEGNLNRKDIVQKSSYDEGLILSPQLFSRMIIDKILADNDYVKLYVMFLCELKENDDLKKLYVKIKKESIQVFKELFSTLFNELPSDETFEFMINIINSGLMACEILNARENFVKNKKYLTEMIETYFTNVM; encoded by the coding sequence ATGAAAATGGAAGCTGATGAAAGAAAAAAGCAGATTAGACAAGCAGCTATTAAAGTCTTTTTGGATAAGGGATTTAGAAATACAGTTATGAATGACATTATGGAAGCTACTGGGCTTTCTAGAGGTGGCTTGTATCATCATTATGGTTCTACGCATGAAATCTTATACGACATTATGATGGAAGGTAATTTAAATAGAAAAGATATTGTTCAAAAATCAAGTTATGATGAAGGATTAATATTAAGTCCACAGTTGTTTTCAAGAATGATTATAGACAAGATACTTGCAGATAATGATTATGTAAAGCTTTATGTTATGTTCTTATGTGAGTTAAAAGAAAATGATGATCTGAAAAAACTATATGTGAAAATAAAAAAAGAGTCCATACAAGTATTTAAAGAATTGTTTTCTACTTTGTTTAACGAGTTACCTTCTGATGAAACATTTGAATTTATGATTAATATTATAAATTCTGGATTGATGGCTTGCGAAATTTTGAATGCACGTGAGAATTTTGTAAAAAATAAGAAATATCTAACTGAAATGATAGAGACTTATTTTACAAATGTTATGTAA
- a CDS encoding plasmid mobilization protein, whose translation MANRFRNERIEIKLTKEEKEVFEKKMELANCKTMSHFLRKCVLEKEIYVVDLEPFRNLQWLLSNATNNINQIAKATNTTGVIYKNEIESMNKQIEKLSREIWQIHSLLLNKSKEGSGD comes from the coding sequence ATGGCAAATAGATTTAGAAATGAAAGAATAGAAATAAAACTAACCAAAGAAGAAAAAGAAGTTTTTGAAAAAAAAATGGAACTTGCTAATTGTAAAACTATGTCCCACTTTCTTAGAAAGTGTGTATTAGAAAAAGAGATTTATGTTGTAGATTTAGAACCATTTAGAAACCTACAATGGCTACTTTCAAATGCAACAAATAATATAAACCAGATTGCAAAAGCTACTAATACAACTGGTGTTATTTACAAGAATGAAATTGAATCTATGAATAAGCAGATAGAAAAATTATCAAGAGAAATATGGCAGATCCATTCCCTACTTCTTAATAAATCAAAAGAAGGTTCTGGTGATTAG
- a CDS encoding relaxase/mobilization nuclease domain-containing protein, whose translation MAITKIHPIKSTLNLAIDYITKSEKTDEKILVSSFKCHPSTAHIQFMKTRKNNDTKGTVLARHLIQSFLPGEVDPIKVPEIRMNYVRVLFTKSNTCELYLI comes from the coding sequence ATGGCAATTACAAAAATACATCCTATAAAATCAACCCTAAATTTGGCAATAGATTATATAACTAAGAGTGAAAAAACTGATGAAAAAATCTTGGTATCTTCATTTAAATGTCACCCATCTACTGCCCATATTCAATTTATGAAAACACGAAAAAATAATGATACTAAAGGTACAGTTTTGGCTAGACATTTAATCCAATCTTTTCTACCAGGAGAGGTTGATCCTATAAAAGTCCCGGAAATTAGAATGAATTATGTAAGGGTGCTTTTTACAAAATCTAATACATGTGAGCTTTATCTAATATGA
- a CDS encoding toll/interleukin-1 receptor domain-containing protein yields MGKTARQFNKIYIDYKKKFKKPIQQVLKLMPYTFSDDDIVNTFKELYPHLWDDLNKQYNFWHNKNMVLLKYGKKSRYNFRKPYNFILDCSFHSVKKLRKDKNRIILGKDDMENLKNEIKQISKSKFDKRKQKVDGTLRFIQEIEPQYTSFFIDKYFKTYDLHQKLEIMRELSKYKSSNITEFFYKVNSCTRNFSLKEEAQNYIQSIGLPFMLRRKKKGKKNYIDNEIVKNNSGPEVLKQRLYVDDLEKVKRFDVFISHNSNDMNQIVEFYKTLNTKGYVAYIDWVNDKYDLKREWCNASTSEIIKLRIHQSKIFIIFLTELTFKSQWCPWELGYADALDKKIYVYNSPNLKNEDIPIFYKGYTEIKSVDEIIIENY; encoded by the coding sequence ATGGGAAAAACAGCAAGACAATTCAATAAAATATATATTGATTACAAAAAGAAATTTAAAAAGCCAATTCAACAAGTTTTGAAGTTAATGCCATATACTTTTTCAGACGATGATATTGTTAATACATTTAAAGAGTTATATCCACATTTGTGGGATGATTTGAATAAACAGTATAATTTTTGGCATAACAAAAATATGGTTCTACTTAAGTACGGGAAAAAAAGCAGATATAATTTTAGAAAACCTTATAATTTTATTTTAGATTGTTCTTTTCATAGTGTGAAAAAACTTAGAAAAGATAAGAATAGAATTATTTTGGGAAAAGATGATATGGAAAATTTAAAGAATGAAATAAAGCAGATATCAAAATCCAAATTTGATAAAAGAAAACAAAAAGTTGACGGCACATTAAGATTTATTCAAGAAATAGAACCACAATATACATCGTTTTTTATAGATAAATATTTTAAAACCTATGACTTGCATCAAAAATTAGAGATAATGAGAGAACTTTCAAAATATAAATCATCAAATATTACGGAGTTTTTTTATAAGGTTAATTCATGTACAAGAAATTTTTCTTTAAAAGAAGAAGCCCAAAACTACATTCAATCTATTGGATTACCATTTATGTTAAGACGTAAGAAAAAAGGAAAGAAAAATTATATTGATAACGAAATTGTAAAAAACAATTCAGGTCCTGAGGTTTTAAAACAGAGACTGTACGTAGATGATTTAGAGAAGGTAAAAAGATTTGATGTTTTTATATCTCATAACTCTAATGACATGAATCAAATAGTTGAATTTTATAAAACCCTAAATACAAAAGGATATGTGGCTTATATAGACTGGGTTAATGATAAATACGATTTGAAACGAGAATGGTGTAATGCTTCAACATCAGAAATTATTAAACTAAGAATACATCAGAGTAAGATTTTTATAATTTTTTTAACAGAATTAACTTTTAAATCACAATGGTGTCCATGGGAACTTGGGTATGCAGACGCTTTGGATAAAAAAATTTATGTTTATAATTCACCCAATTTAAAAAATGAAGATATTCCTATTTTCTATAAAGGTTACACTGAAATAAAAAGTGTTGATGAAATTATTATAGAAAATTATTGA
- a CDS encoding TIR domain-containing protein, producing MARRVFFSFHYDEDVNRSMIVRNSWVTQGKEAAGFIDKAEFEKIKRNGENAVHKWIDKQLEGTSVTVVLIGKETLNRPFVQYEIRKSIERGNAIIGIHIHNLRDMITKRTTVKGNTHTIIGYYNDDTPAYFDYICYGLYDYLEDNGYYNLGSWIEKAARKKGK from the coding sequence ATGGCAAGAAGAGTATTTTTTAGTTTTCATTATGATGAGGATGTCAATAGATCGATGATAGTAAGAAATAGTTGGGTTACTCAAGGCAAAGAAGCTGCAGGTTTTATTGATAAGGCGGAATTTGAAAAAATTAAAAGGAATGGTGAAAATGCTGTTCACAAATGGATAGATAAGCAACTAGAAGGAACTTCAGTTACTGTAGTCCTAATTGGTAAAGAAACATTAAACCGTCCATTTGTCCAATATGAAATAAGAAAAAGCATCGAAAGAGGAAATGCAATAATTGGGATTCATATACATAATCTTAGAGATATGATAACTAAAAGGACAACAGTAAAGGGTAATACACATACTATTATTGGATATTATAATGATGATACACCTGCGTATTTTGACTATATTTGTTATGGTTTGTATGACTATTTGGAAGACAATGGATATTATAATTTGGGAAGTTGGATTGAAAAAGCAGCACGAAAAAAAGGAAAATAA
- a CDS encoding SIR2 family protein: MNNLIEKKELIEIVEQALYSDELAIFAGAGLSINAGYYNWEKLLEKPAKELELDISKEKHDLISLAQFYCNKKKRSAINELLSDSFPSNKKPTENHNILSQLPISTYWTTNFDALIEDALKENNKNVSVRKNDKDLQLSYKNYDAVVYKMHGDIQSPSDAVITRDDYEEYGINSRKLFRDVLEGTLLTKTFLFLGFSFSDPNFNFVLSKMRVLLGDDNRPHYYILKKIAEPSRDKFEDEKEYKKALDEYKYDLIKQNLQIADLDRYGIKICLIDSYEEITEILKIILNRYKRKTVFISGSAETYTPLDAQVAKDFIRKLSFELVKNGYKVVNGYGLGVGTYVINGITEYCYDHRNIKIEDSLKLMPFPLSAINSEQLRATWEKYRDEMISQCGIAIYMFGNKRKDGEIINADGVKKEFNIAESYQLVNIPLAFTGFTSNELYSENGDMVKNILNDEEIQYITKFCDIDTNVDAIIKIINRLNSKEEC; encoded by the coding sequence ATGAACAATTTAATTGAGAAAAAAGAATTGATTGAAATTGTTGAACAGGCATTGTATAGTGATGAATTAGCGATTTTTGCTGGTGCAGGACTTTCTATAAATGCTGGATACTATAATTGGGAAAAGTTATTAGAAAAACCTGCAAAGGAATTGGAATTAGATATATCCAAAGAAAAGCATGATTTGATTTCTTTGGCTCAGTTTTATTGTAATAAAAAGAAAAGAAGTGCTATTAATGAACTTTTATCAGATTCATTTCCCTCTAATAAAAAACCTACGGAAAACCATAATATATTATCACAGCTTCCAATTTCTACATATTGGACAACAAATTTTGATGCGTTAATTGAAGACGCCTTGAAAGAAAACAATAAAAATGTTTCTGTTAGAAAGAATGATAAGGATTTACAGCTTTCATATAAAAATTATGATGCAGTTGTATATAAAATGCATGGAGATATTCAAAGTCCGTCTGATGCAGTAATAACTAGAGATGATTACGAAGAATATGGAATTAATAGTAGAAAATTATTTAGAGATGTTTTAGAAGGAACATTACTGACAAAGACTTTTTTATTTTTAGGATTCAGTTTTAGTGATCCTAATTTTAATTTTGTACTTAGCAAAATGAGAGTTTTGCTGGGAGATGATAACAGACCGCATTATTATATATTAAAAAAAATTGCTGAACCTAGTAGGGACAAGTTTGAAGACGAAAAAGAATATAAAAAAGCACTGGACGAATACAAATATGATTTAATTAAACAAAACCTACAGATTGCTGATTTAGATAGATATGGAATAAAAATATGCTTGATTGATAGTTATGAAGAAATCACGGAGATATTAAAAATCATATTAAATAGGTATAAAAGAAAAACTGTGTTTATTTCTGGAAGTGCAGAAACTTATACTCCATTAGATGCACAAGTAGCTAAGGATTTTATCAGGAAACTATCTTTTGAACTTGTTAAGAACGGATATAAAGTTGTTAATGGATATGGATTAGGTGTAGGGACTTATGTAATAAATGGAATCACTGAATATTGTTATGATCACAGGAACATTAAAATTGAAGATAGCTTAAAACTGATGCCTTTCCCATTAAGCGCAATAAATAGTGAGCAACTTAGGGCAACTTGGGAAAAATATAGAGATGAAATGATTTCTCAATGTGGTATAGCAATTTATATGTTTGGTAATAAACGAAAGGATGGAGAAATTATTAACGCTGATGGTGTAAAAAAAGAATTTAATATTGCTGAATCATATCAATTAGTGAATATACCTTTAGCATTTACTGGATTTACATCTAATGAATTATATTCTGAAAATGGTGACATGGTTAAAAATATTTTAAATGATGAAGAAATTCAGTATATTACCAAATTTTGTGATATAGACACTAATGTTGATGCAATAATTAAAATAATAAATAGACTTAACAGTAAGGAGGAATGTTAA
- a CDS encoding helix-turn-helix transcriptional regulator, whose protein sequence is MKINYNGLWKLLIDKNMNKKDLQEKVGIAPATIAKMGKGEFVSMEILYRICISLETNFGEIISVVEENK, encoded by the coding sequence ATGAAAATAAACTATAATGGGTTATGGAAACTTTTGATAGATAAAAATATGAACAAAAAAGATTTGCAGGAAAAGGTTGGGATTGCTCCAGCAACGATAGCAAAGATGGGTAAAGGTGAATTTGTTAGTATGGAAATTTTGTACAGAATATGTATTTCTTTAGAGACTAATTTCGGGGAAATTATTTCTGTGGTGGAGGAGAATAAATGA